In the Rhizobium sp. SSA_523 genome, TGCCGAGCCAGGGAATGGCCTGGATGCTCCAGTCGAGGCTTCGCTCGCCCATCAGGTAACGCCCCATGCCGCGGCCAAGCCGTGACAATGCGCCGGTGACATAAGTCAATCCGATCGGCAGGCCCTCTATATGTTCAACGGTGGCATTCACCATGCCCATCGACAGCACGACGCAATAGAAGCGAAGAAGGCGAAGCTGCTCGTCCTGCATCAGGGCGGCGAGAGCGAGGAGAAGCGCGACACAGCCAAGGACGCCGAAGATCCGGCGCGGAACGAGGTAGGCGGTGACGATGCCGAGCGCATTGCCAAGGACGAACACCGCGACGGCGCCAAGCAGGACGATGCCATGATGCCATTCGCCATCAGCAATCGATATCGCGGCCCTCGTCGTGTTTCCCGTCATGAAGGAGACGAAATCGCCGGAGAGGCGCAGGCCGATCGCATCGGTCAGGCCTGCAACGAAGGAAATGGCTGCGACCAGGGCAAGCCCCGTCCACGTCCTCTGGCTGCGGATCATGCGCCGGCGTCTCTCGCGCGTCATTCCAACCCCCTGCTGCCTTTCACTGTGTTTGCCTCGACCGCCGGGCGATCACCCGCGGAACGCCGGCCCCGGAATTTCGTTCTGAAAAACGCCGCCTAGAGAAAGCTCCGCCTATCCCGCCTCGGCCGCGGGGCGCGGCCAGTCAACCCAGTCACGCATCAGCCGGTGGGCTATGGCGCCGGGCGGCGGCGCAAAGGGGCCTTCGCCTGTCGTGTCCGCGTCCAGAATGGCGATCATTTCGGCGCGGGAGAACCAGCGGCAATCCGCAAGCTCCTGCTCATCGCGGCGTATTTCGCTCGACAAGGCCTCGGCGAAGCAGCCGATCATCAAGGAATGCGGCATGGGCCAGGGCTGCGACGCATGATAGCGCACGCGGCCGATCTCGATCCCGGACTCCTCCAGCGTTTCGCGGCGCACCGCATCCTCGATCGTTTCGCCTGGTTCGACGAAACCCGCCAGCGTCGAATACATGCCGGGAGCGAAGTGGTGGCCGCGGCCCAGCAGGACGCGGTCCTGCTCCACATCGACGGTGAGCATGATGACGACCGGGTCGGTCCGCGGAAACATCATGTGACCGCATTGCGGGCATTGGCGCTTGTAACCTCCGAGCCGGCTTTCGGTCTTGGTGCCGCATTTGCCGCAGAACCGATGGGCGCTGTTCCAGTGCATCAGGCTGAGGCCCTGCGCCACCTCGCCCAGCGTCTCCTCGTCCAGAAGCCCGTCGCGAAAGGCGGAGCGCGCATCGGTAATCTTGAACTGCGCCTCCAGCCTCTCGATCGGCGCGTCGAGACTGACGGCCAGGCGCGGCTCGCCATTGGGGCGATAGCCGAGCAGGATCAGGCTGTCCCTGTCGGGATGAAGGCCGGCCAGTTCGTGCCTGGCAAACAGCGCGTCGAGGACATGATCGTCATGCTTCAGCACCAGCCTGCCGCCGGCGAATGCGAACGCATGGGCACTCTCATGCGCCACGGCCTGCTCCAGGCAGTCTTCCGCGCGGTGCTCGGCATCGCGGTTCAACCGGTTTCCGGCAAAGGCCGTCAGCCGGCTGGCCTCGGGATGCGGCGCGTCAGTCTCGAACAGGGAAATGCTCATGCGTCTATCGCCTGGTTCAGCGCCTTTACAAAACTCTGCTTCGTCTCGTCGTCATAGGGCAGGGCCGTTCCGAAGCCCCAGATCGGACCGGGCCAGTTGGGATCGCCTTCATGACGTGCAACGATGTGCACATGCAGCTGCGCGACGATATTGCCGAGCGCTCCGACATTGATTTTCCTGGCTCCCGTCACCTGCTTCAGGGCGCCGGCAACCAGATTGGTTTCAAAGGTAAGCAAGGCTTGATCGAGCGGCGTCAGCTCGAACAGTTCCGTCTTCTGCGCCCGCTGCGGCACCAGCATCAGCCAGGGCCAGCGGCTGTCCTTCAGCAGACGGACCTGGCAGAGGCTGAGGATAGTGATCAGGTCCGAGTCCCGCTCCAGTCGAGCGTCCAGTTCGAATGCACTCAATGTGTCCTCCGGCGTTTTTGACTTGCTAGCAGTTTTTTGACGGCTTGGCTTGCATTTGCTGCGTGAAACGACGATATGTGCCCCGGGAGGTTGGTGGTGGACGAGCCACTCGCCAACCGGGTCAGGTCCGGAAGGAAGCAGCCCTAACGAGCCCGGCACGGGTCATCGTGCCAGCCTCCCACCTTCTAACTCTTGGATGGTCAGCTTCCGGTCCGGCCGATTGGCTGGTCAATGGCCGGTATGGCCGAGCGGGCTGGCGGGATCTGATGAGCGACACCGGGCTGACAGTGACGGGAACGAACCCAGTGGGGAGCGCGGGCGGCTATCTGGTGCTGGCGCGCAAATATCGTCCCAAGGATTTTTCGGATCTCATGGTCGGCCAGGAGCCGATGGTCCGGACCCTGACCAATGCCTTCGAGACCGGGCGCATTGCGCAAGCCTATATGCTGACCGGCGTGCGCGGGGTCGGCAAGACGACCACGGCCCGTATTCTGGCACGCGCGCTGAACTACAAGACAGACGAGATCGACCGGCCCAGCATCGACATTCGTGTGCCCGGCGAACATTGCCAGGCGATCATGGAAGGCCGCCATGTCGACGTGATCGAGATGGATGCCGCCTCGCATACCGGCATCGACGACATCCGCGAAATCATCGAGCAGGTTCGCTATCGGCCGGTCTCGGCGCGCTACAAGGTCTATATCATCGACGAGGTGCACATGCTGTCGACGCAGGCTTTCAACGGCCTGCTGAAGACACTGGAAGAGCCGCCCGAGCATGTAAAATTCATTTTCGCCACCACGGAAATCCGCAAGGTTCCCATCACGGTTCTGTCGCGCTGCCAGCGCTTCGATCTGCGCCGCATCAGCGCGGCGGATCTTGTCGGCCTGTTTGCAACCCTTCTCGGTCGTGAATCTATTTCCTTCGAGCCGGAGGCGCTGTCGATGATCGCCCGCGCCGCGGAAGGCTCGGCCCGCGATGGTCTCTCCCTTCTCGATCAGGCGATCGCCCATGGCGGCGGCTCCGTCCAGGCGGAAACGGTCCGCTCCATGCTCGGCCTTGCCGATCGCGCGCGGATCGTCGATCTCTTCGGCCATGTCGTCAGAGGCGATGTGCAGGCGGCCCTGCGTGAGTTTTCGCAACAATATGATGCCGGAGCCAATCCCGTCGTCGTCTTGACCGATCTTGCGGAATTCACTCATCTGGTGACGCGGATAAAATATATTCCCGAGGCCTCCGACGATCCCTCGCTGAGCGAAGTGGAGCGGGTGCAGGGGGCGGAGTTTGCCGGCAAGGTCGCCGTGACCACGCTGTCCCGCCTGTGGCAGATGCTGCTGAAAGGCATTCCGGAGGCGGAAAATTCCTCGCGTCCGGCGGGCGCTGCGGAAATGGTATTGATCCGTCTTGCCCATGCCGCCCATCTTCCCTCGCCGGAAGATGCAGCGCGCCGGGTGGCCGAACTGATGGCTGGCGGCGCAGAGGGCGTATCCGGCACATCGTCTTCCGCCAATGGCGGGGCAAGAGGCGCTCTTTCCGGTCCTTCTGCTGCTCGCTCGTCCAATCCCGCAGCCGC is a window encoding:
- a CDS encoding YoaK family protein; translated protein: MTRERRRRMIRSQRTWTGLALVAAISFVAGLTDAIGLRLSGDFVSFMTGNTTRAAISIADGEWHHGIVLLGAVAVFVLGNALGIVTAYLVPRRIFGVLGCVALLLALAALMQDEQLRLLRFYCVVLSMGMVNATVEHIEGLPIGLTYVTGALSRLGRGMGRYLMGERSLDWSIQAIPWLGMISGAITGAALGIILADKALFVAAGLALAIALVSLRIRRALHRRFNQRSHGQHRQGQRSLNSARQG
- the nudC gene encoding NAD(+) diphosphatase; the protein is MSISLFETDAPHPEASRLTAFAGNRLNRDAEHRAEDCLEQAVAHESAHAFAFAGGRLVLKHDDHVLDALFARHELAGLHPDRDSLILLGYRPNGEPRLAVSLDAPIERLEAQFKITDARSAFRDGLLDEETLGEVAQGLSLMHWNSAHRFCGKCGTKTESRLGGYKRQCPQCGHMMFPRTDPVVIMLTVDVEQDRVLLGRGHHFAPGMYSTLAGFVEPGETIEDAVRRETLEESGIEIGRVRYHASQPWPMPHSLMIGCFAEALSSEIRRDEQELADCRWFSRAEMIAILDADTTGEGPFAPPPGAIAHRLMRDWVDWPRPAAEAG
- a CDS encoding HIT family protein, producing the protein MSAFELDARLERDSDLITILSLCQVRLLKDSRWPWLMLVPQRAQKTELFELTPLDQALLTFETNLVAGALKQVTGARKINVGALGNIVAQLHVHIVARHEGDPNWPGPIWGFGTALPYDDETKQSFVKALNQAIDA
- a CDS encoding DNA polymerase III subunit gamma/tau, yielding MSDTGLTVTGTNPVGSAGGYLVLARKYRPKDFSDLMVGQEPMVRTLTNAFETGRIAQAYMLTGVRGVGKTTTARILARALNYKTDEIDRPSIDIRVPGEHCQAIMEGRHVDVIEMDAASHTGIDDIREIIEQVRYRPVSARYKVYIIDEVHMLSTQAFNGLLKTLEEPPEHVKFIFATTEIRKVPITVLSRCQRFDLRRISAADLVGLFATLLGRESISFEPEALSMIARAAEGSARDGLSLLDQAIAHGGGSVQAETVRSMLGLADRARIVDLFGHVVRGDVQAALREFSQQYDAGANPVVVLTDLAEFTHLVTRIKYIPEASDDPSLSEVERVQGAEFAGKVAVTTLSRLWQMLLKGIPEAENSSRPAGAAEMVLIRLAHAAHLPSPEDAARRVAELMAGGAEGVSGTSSSANGGARGALSGPSAARSSNPAAAPSPGLEGRASDPAPAQRMGAASGGPTVMLAAVPSAPQPMAMGHAETSPARQPAAAAAPKAAITSLSDIADLCTKHRDPKLRALLRNFVRLVKLEPGRLEINLPPDAPKSIVGDLQRRLEEWTEIRWMVILSRDKGERTLAEVENQAREARLIDAKADPDVAAILSHFPGARVTDVRIKVSEEDDSEALAPPTTIETDEGDILPGDDIDL